In a single window of the Pontibacter russatus genome:
- a CDS encoding Glu/Leu/Phe/Val family dehydrogenase, with protein MLYKEPAPIKDRENPFESMMSRFNVAAEVLGLDEEVYNVLKSPTRQVIVNIPVTMDDGKVRVFEGYRVMHSNILGPSKGGIRYAPDVFLDEVKALAAWMTWKCAVVDIPYGGAKGGIICDPYAMSAGEIERLTRAYTSSLVDLFGPDQDIPAPDMGTGPREMAWLMDEYSKTKGSTVHAVVTGKPLVLGGSLGRVEATGRGVMVSAMAAMEKLGMDPNKSTAAVQGFGNVGAWAAKLMAERGVKILGISDVSGAYWNDSGIDIDGAIEYKNGHNGRLEGYRGAEQMDPAELLTSRVDVLVPAAVEDVITIHNVDRIQARLIVEGANGPTSYKADSIINEKGIMVVPDILANSGGVTVSYFEWVQNRMGFKWTLQRVNERAERIMNEAFERVYAASQKYNVPMRIAAYIVAIDKVAMTYKYRGGF; from the coding sequence ATGTTATATAAAGAGCCTGCGCCTATAAAGGACAGAGAGAATCCTTTTGAATCAATGATGTCGCGCTTTAACGTGGCGGCTGAAGTACTGGGGCTGGATGAAGAAGTATATAATGTTTTGAAGTCGCCGACGCGGCAGGTGATCGTCAACATCCCCGTCACCATGGACGATGGCAAGGTGCGCGTCTTCGAGGGATACAGGGTAATGCACTCCAACATCCTGGGCCCGTCCAAGGGTGGTATCCGCTACGCCCCGGACGTGTTCCTGGACGAGGTGAAGGCACTGGCCGCCTGGATGACGTGGAAGTGCGCCGTGGTGGACATTCCGTACGGCGGCGCCAAAGGCGGCATCATCTGCGACCCTTACGCCATGTCCGCCGGTGAGATCGAGCGCCTCACAAGGGCCTACACCTCTTCGCTGGTCGACCTTTTCGGCCCGGACCAGGATATACCGGCCCCGGACATGGGCACCGGCCCGCGCGAGATGGCGTGGCTGATGGACGAATACTCTAAAACAAAAGGCTCTACGGTGCATGCGGTGGTCACAGGCAAGCCGCTGGTGCTGGGCGGTTCGCTGGGCCGCGTGGAGGCCACGGGGCGCGGGGTGATGGTGTCGGCGATGGCGGCGATGGAGAAACTGGGCATGGATCCGAACAAATCGACTGCCGCCGTGCAGGGCTTTGGCAACGTGGGTGCCTGGGCGGCCAAACTGATGGCGGAGCGTGGCGTAAAAATCCTGGGCATCAGTGACGTGAGCGGCGCCTACTGGAACGACAGCGGCATCGACATTGACGGGGCCATTGAGTACAAGAACGGGCACAACGGCCGCCTGGAGGGCTACAGAGGCGCGGAGCAAATGGACCCGGCCGAACTGCTGACTTCCAGGGTGGATGTGCTGGTGCCCGCTGCCGTGGAGGACGTGATCACGATCCACAACGTGGACCGGATACAGGCCCGCCTGATTGTGGAGGGAGCCAACGGCCCGACGTCTTACAAAGCCGACAGCATCATCAACGAGAAAGGCATCATGGTGGTGCCGGACATCCTGGCGAACTCCGGCGGGGTAACGGTATCGTACTTTGAGTGGGTGCAAAACCGCATGGGCTTTAAATGGACACTGCAGCGCGTAAACGAGCGGGCCGAGCGCATCATGAACGAGGCCTTTGAGCGCGTGTATGCCGCTTCACAGAAATATAACGTACCGATGCGCATCGCGGCCTATATCGTGGCAATCGACAAGGTGGCGATGACGTATAAGTACCGTGGCGGCTTCTAA
- a CDS encoding GNAT family N-acetyltransferase, with the protein MVEAVKYTPEHKADWDAFVAGSKNGTFLLHRAYMAYHADRFTDHSLLFYRKNRLIALLPANEAGQQVQSHGGLTYGGIISDSRMKTPVMLEVFEAMLACFREQGFRKIIYKTIPPIYHQLPAGEDLYALFRHGATLYRRDASSVIDLAQPALYDRQRRWEVKKARQAAVQVVVSEDYNRFMQLEQELLQAKYGKQPVHTAAEVTLLASRFPQNIKLYIATKGEAMLAGVLLYETATVAHCQYMGATAAGKASGALDVLIDHLLTVVYPHKKYFNFGISTEDQGKYLNEGLIRNKESYGARTVVHDFYEIAL; encoded by the coding sequence ATGGTAGAAGCTGTAAAGTATACGCCGGAGCATAAAGCTGATTGGGATGCTTTCGTGGCGGGCTCCAAGAACGGCACCTTCCTGCTGCACCGCGCTTATATGGCGTACCACGCAGATCGCTTCACGGACCATTCGCTTCTCTTTTACCGCAAGAACAGGCTGATAGCCCTGCTGCCTGCCAACGAGGCGGGGCAGCAGGTGCAAAGCCACGGCGGCCTGACCTACGGCGGCATCATCAGCGACAGCCGCATGAAGACGCCCGTGATGCTGGAGGTTTTTGAGGCGATGCTGGCATGCTTCCGGGAGCAGGGTTTCCGGAAAATCATCTATAAAACCATCCCGCCTATATACCACCAACTGCCCGCCGGGGAGGATCTGTACGCGCTTTTCCGCCACGGTGCCACGCTTTACAGGCGCGATGCGAGTTCAGTGATAGATCTTGCGCAACCTGCTCTGTATGACAGGCAGCGCAGGTGGGAAGTGAAGAAAGCCAGGCAGGCAGCGGTGCAGGTAGTGGTTTCAGAAGATTACAACCGGTTCATGCAACTGGAGCAGGAGTTGCTTCAGGCAAAGTACGGCAAGCAACCGGTGCACACTGCCGCAGAAGTAACGCTGCTCGCCTCCCGATTCCCTCAGAACATCAAGCTATATATAGCCACCAAGGGCGAGGCGATGCTGGCGGGCGTGCTTCTATATGAGACAGCCACGGTGGCACATTGCCAGTATATGGGGGCTACCGCAGCAGGCAAGGCCTCGGGAGCATTGGATGTGCTGATTGACCACCTGCTGACAGTGGTATATCCCCATAAAAAGTACTTCAACTTCGGCATCTCCACCGAGGATCAGGGGAAGTACCTGAACGAGGGGCTTATCCGGAACAAGGAAAGCTACGGGGCCCGCACAGTGGTGCATGATTTCTATGAAATCGCGCTATAG
- a CDS encoding phosphatidate cytidylyltransferase has protein sequence MSKKISTLSNLNQRVIVGVLGAAIFIGSICFSEWTYFVLFLGLTLLGIAEFYRIVRVQGIHANRGIGFLLGGLFYVSVFLVQAGMMPGELLYFSLPVLFFIFIYELYRKQPQPFTNIAFTIMGALYVAGPFGLLHVLAYFDGGYRWQPILGLLLLIWASDTGGYIAGKNFGRHKLFERISPGKTWEGWVGGTLFSIGVGYVLSLIFVELEVYQWVGMALIVSVFGVLGDLVESMLKRSLGVKDSGTLLPGHGGLLDRFDSLLMVIPFIVAFVKIF, from the coding sequence ATGAGTAAAAAGATATCCACCCTCAGTAATCTCAATCAACGCGTCATTGTCGGGGTGCTGGGTGCCGCCATCTTCATCGGGAGCATCTGCTTTAGCGAGTGGACTTATTTCGTGCTCTTCCTGGGGCTCACGCTGCTGGGCATCGCCGAGTTTTACCGCATCGTGCGGGTGCAGGGCATTCACGCCAACCGGGGCATCGGGTTTCTGCTGGGCGGGCTGTTCTACGTGTCGGTGTTCCTGGTGCAGGCGGGCATGATGCCCGGCGAGTTGCTGTACTTCTCGCTGCCGGTGCTTTTCTTCATTTTTATATATGAGCTTTACCGGAAACAGCCGCAGCCGTTCACCAACATTGCCTTCACCATTATGGGCGCCCTGTACGTGGCTGGCCCTTTCGGGCTGCTGCACGTGCTGGCTTATTTCGATGGCGGTTACAGGTGGCAGCCCATCCTGGGCCTGCTGCTGCTGATCTGGGCCTCCGACACCGGCGGGTATATAGCGGGCAAAAACTTCGGCAGGCACAAGCTGTTCGAGCGCATCTCGCCGGGCAAAACCTGGGAGGGGTGGGTAGGCGGCACGCTTTTCTCTATCGGCGTCGGCTACGTGCTGAGCCTCATCTTTGTAGAGTTGGAAGTATACCAGTGGGTGGGGATGGCCCTCATCGTTTCGGTGTTCGGGGTGCTGGGCGACCTGGTGGAGTCGATGCTGAAGCGCAGCCTGGGCGTGAAAGACTCGGGCACCCTGCTGCCGGGCCACGGCGGCCTGCTCGACCGCTTCGACAGCCTGCTGATGGTCATTCCCTTCATCGTCGCCTTCGTCAAAATCTTCTGA
- a CDS encoding sensor histidine kinase, which yields MIPIYSQKNRIKLVVVIVALIIGAATIAYTNVLVSKLSEREQELVQLYAKGLRYMINAPSDDNIVFIEEEILSSNNTVPVILTDENINILDSKNIDIPENISEDPGKVNDYLQRQIEKMQAQHEPIVVPWAEGSVNYVFYKDSALLSQLRYYPYVQLIVIACFASMAYFAFSYSRRAEQNRVWVGLAKETAHQLGTPLSSLMAWYEYIKVNPKFEKEPIIDELGKDVRRLEVITERFSNIGSVPTLRDENVLQVTENAINYLQNRISRKVAFSVSSTFSPDITAKINVSLYDWVIENICKNAVDAMEGKGSITIQLQLLGKSSIAVDITDTGKGIPKSKIDSVFMPGYTTKKRGWGLGLALAKRIIDNYHEGRLYVKWSEAGKGTTFRIVLNR from the coding sequence ATGATCCCCATCTACTCCCAGAAGAACAGGATAAAGCTTGTCGTTGTCATTGTCGCTCTTATCATCGGGGCAGCCACCATCGCTTACACAAATGTGCTGGTCTCCAAGCTGTCGGAGCGGGAGCAGGAGCTGGTGCAGCTTTACGCCAAAGGCCTCCGCTATATGATAAACGCGCCCAGCGACGACAACATCGTGTTTATAGAGGAGGAGATTCTGTCCTCTAACAATACGGTGCCGGTTATCCTGACGGATGAAAACATCAACATACTTGACTCTAAGAACATCGATATCCCCGAAAACATTTCGGAAGACCCCGGGAAAGTTAACGATTACCTGCAGCGGCAGATAGAGAAGATGCAGGCGCAGCACGAGCCTATCGTGGTGCCCTGGGCGGAGGGGTCGGTGAACTATGTGTTTTACAAAGACTCGGCCCTGCTCTCGCAGCTTCGGTATTACCCTTATGTGCAGCTGATCGTGATTGCCTGCTTTGCCTCCATGGCCTACTTCGCCTTCAGCTACTCGCGCCGCGCCGAGCAGAACCGGGTGTGGGTGGGGCTGGCCAAGGAGACGGCGCACCAGTTGGGCACGCCGCTGTCGTCGCTGATGGCCTGGTACGAGTACATCAAGGTAAACCCGAAGTTTGAGAAAGAACCCATCATAGACGAACTGGGGAAGGATGTGCGGCGGCTGGAGGTGATTACCGAACGGTTCTCCAACATCGGCTCGGTGCCGACGCTGCGCGACGAGAACGTGCTGCAGGTAACGGAGAACGCCATCAATTACCTGCAGAACCGCATCTCGCGCAAGGTGGCCTTTTCCGTTTCCTCCACTTTCTCCCCGGACATCACGGCCAAAATCAACGTGTCGCTCTACGACTGGGTGATCGAGAACATCTGCAAAAATGCCGTGGACGCCATGGAGGGCAAGGGCAGCATTACCATACAGCTGCAACTGCTGGGCAAGAGCAGCATAGCCGTAGACATCACAGACACCGGCAAAGGCATCCCGAAAAGCAAGATAGACTCTGTTTTTATGCCCGGCTACACCACTAAAAAGCGCGGCTGGGGGCTTGGACTGGCGCTGGCCAAACGCATCATCGACAATTACCACGAGGGCAGGCTGTATGTAAAGTGGTCGGAGGCGGGCAAGGGCACCACGTTCCGGATCGTGCTGAATCGTTAA
- a CDS encoding GAF domain-containing protein, with product MAESLLIDASLPKEEKYKALLPQIEALVSGETDLIANISNLVAALRQGFGFFWVGVYFNKEQQLVLGPFQGPVACTRIPYHKGVCGASYTRHETIIVPDVEAFPGHIACSGDSKSEIVVPVIKDGEVKLVLDIDSDKLNDFDEVDKRYLEQLMQLVASWY from the coding sequence ATGGCAGAATCCCTTCTGATAGATGCGAGCCTCCCCAAAGAGGAAAAATATAAGGCTCTCCTACCGCAGATCGAAGCGCTCGTAAGCGGCGAAACAGATCTGATTGCCAACATCTCCAACCTGGTGGCCGCCCTCCGGCAGGGGTTTGGCTTCTTTTGGGTGGGCGTGTACTTCAATAAAGAGCAGCAGTTGGTGCTGGGGCCGTTTCAGGGGCCGGTGGCCTGTACCCGCATCCCCTACCACAAAGGCGTGTGCGGCGCCAGTTATACCCGACACGAGACCATCATTGTACCAGACGTAGAGGCCTTCCCCGGCCATATAGCCTGCAGCGGCGACTCCAAGTCCGAGATTGTGGTGCCGGTTATAAAAGACGGTGAGGTAAAGCTGGTGCTGGATATAGACAGCGACAAGCTGAACGACTTTGACGAAGTGGACAAACGCTACCTGGAGCAACTGATGCAACTGGTGGCAAGCTGGTATTAG
- a CDS encoding DMT family transporter, whose protein sequence is MKPAPSPPPQKSDSSTLAWFLIVVLSLIWGTSFILIKKGLVVFAADELGALRIVIACLSLLPFAILNLRKVEPRRWKFIAASGLLGNLLPAFLFAYAEMRLASGLAGVLNSLTALFTLLIGAMFFRQSITWMRLLGIVIGIAGTAMLIFSGSGSADLDNKYYGLFIVVATICYGGSANIIKFRLQGIKPVVMSSLALLTVGPVAATYLFTTGAIYKLQAVPGAWEALLYIAILAVFSTAIGLILLNKLIHVSTPLFASSSNYLIPVVALGWGVLDGEHIYAWHYMGMAVILLGVFVVNRAR, encoded by the coding sequence ATCAAGCCCGCCCCCTCTCCCCCGCCGCAGAAAAGCGACTCCTCCACGCTTGCCTGGTTTCTGATTGTCGTGCTTTCGCTTATATGGGGCACCTCTTTCATCCTGATCAAGAAGGGGCTGGTTGTTTTCGCGGCGGACGAGCTGGGCGCCCTGCGGATTGTGATTGCCTGCCTCTCGCTATTGCCCTTCGCCATCCTGAACCTCCGGAAGGTTGAGCCGCGGCGCTGGAAGTTTATCGCGGCCAGCGGTCTGCTGGGCAACCTGCTTCCGGCGTTTCTGTTTGCCTATGCCGAGATGCGCCTGGCCAGCGGCCTGGCGGGCGTGCTTAACTCGCTCACGGCGCTGTTCACGCTGCTGATCGGGGCCATGTTCTTCCGGCAGTCCATCACCTGGATGCGGCTGCTGGGCATCGTGATTGGGATAGCAGGCACGGCCATGCTCATCTTCTCGGGCAGCGGCAGCGCCGATCTCGACAACAAATACTATGGGCTATTCATCGTGGTAGCCACCATCTGCTACGGCGGCAGCGCCAACATCATCAAGTTCCGGCTACAGGGCATCAAACCTGTGGTGATGTCGAGTCTGGCGCTACTGACGGTGGGGCCGGTTGCCGCGACTTACCTTTTCACCACCGGGGCCATATATAAACTGCAGGCTGTGCCCGGGGCCTGGGAGGCGCTGTTATATATAGCCATCCTGGCTGTGTTCAGTACCGCCATCGGCCTTATCCTGCTCAACAAACTCATCCACGTTTCCACGCCGCTTTTCGCCAGTTCCTCCAATTACCTCATCCCGGTTGTGGCGCTGGGCTGGGGCGTGCTGGACGGGGAGCATATCTATGCCTGGCACTATATGGGCATGGCGGTTATCCTGCTGGGCGTGTTTGTGGTGAACCGGGCGAGGTAG
- a CDS encoding phosphatidylserine decarboxylase family protein codes for MKIHKEGRRILFFLLLILLVLNLLLYNFNADNNTFNKIFSAVSAVLFLLILQFFRSPYRNLLLHEDLLTAPADGKVVVIEEVDEPEYFKGRRKQISIFMSPINVHITRNPVSGIVKYFKYHPGNYFVAWHPKSSTQNERTTVVVESTAGPEVLFRQIAGAMARRIVWYVNEGDEVSQGEEFGFIKFGSRVDVFVPLDTEIKVELGQKTKGGQTVIAQLKTAPPTFFG; via the coding sequence ATGAAGATTCATAAAGAAGGACGGAGAATTCTATTTTTTTTGCTGTTGATTTTGCTGGTGCTCAACCTGTTGCTCTATAACTTTAATGCAGACAACAACACCTTCAACAAAATCTTCTCAGCTGTTTCCGCCGTCCTGTTCCTGTTGATTCTTCAGTTTTTCCGCAGCCCGTACCGCAACCTGCTGCTGCACGAAGACCTGCTCACGGCCCCTGCCGACGGCAAGGTGGTGGTGATTGAGGAGGTGGATGAACCCGAATATTTCAAAGGCAGGCGCAAGCAGATCTCCATCTTCATGTCGCCCATCAACGTACACATCACGCGCAACCCGGTGTCGGGCATTGTCAAATATTTCAAGTACCACCCTGGCAATTACTTCGTGGCCTGGCACCCGAAATCGAGCACGCAGAACGAGCGCACCACGGTGGTGGTAGAGTCTACGGCTGGTCCGGAGGTGCTTTTCCGCCAGATTGCCGGTGCCATGGCGCGCCGTATCGTGTGGTACGTGAACGAGGGGGACGAGGTAAGCCAGGGCGAGGAGTTCGGCTTCATCAAGTTCGGCTCCCGGGTAGACGTGTTCGTGCCGCTGGATACGGAGATTAAAGTGGAACTGGGGCAGAAAACCAAAGGCGGCCAGACCGTTATTGCCCAACTGAAAACCGCACCACCGACGTTCTTCGGATAG
- the hemA gene encoding glutamyl-tRNA reductase — MLQNFKAISLSYRKAPLDIRELIALDETSCRLFLQTLKGFIQASDILVLSTCNRTEVYYNADTDHSTEIVKLLGITKGIRNISQYLDYFTILNEHDDAVQHLFEVSMGLESQVVGDMQISNQVKQAYQWAADNETAGPFLHRLMHTIFFTNKRVVQETSFRDGAASTSYAAIELIEELTADIADPSILVVGLGEIGADVCRNLKDGGFKNVRITNRTQAKAKGLAEECGMEVLPFEDIVQGMKAADVIISSVARETPFFTKEMVKRLHVLSFKFFIDLSVPRSVEADVETVPGVLVYNIDAIQNKASEALQLRLNAVPRVKEIIAESIEQFNDWSKEMMVSPTINRLKNALETIRQEEMARYMKKLGPKEAKMMDNITKSMMQKIIKLPVLQLKAACKRGEAETLIDLLNDLFNLENQEITTNHFSE; from the coding sequence ATGCTTCAGAATTTCAAAGCAATCAGCCTGTCCTACAGGAAAGCGCCGCTGGATATCAGGGAACTGATTGCCTTAGATGAAACCTCCTGCAGGCTTTTCCTACAGACGCTGAAGGGCTTTATCCAGGCTTCTGACATACTGGTGCTCTCTACCTGCAACCGCACCGAAGTTTATTATAACGCCGACACCGACCACAGCACTGAGATCGTGAAGCTGCTGGGCATCACCAAAGGCATCCGGAACATCTCCCAGTACCTCGACTATTTCACCATCCTGAACGAACACGACGATGCGGTGCAGCACCTGTTTGAGGTGTCGATGGGGCTGGAGTCGCAGGTGGTGGGCGATATGCAGATCTCCAATCAGGTGAAGCAGGCTTACCAGTGGGCCGCCGACAACGAAACCGCTGGCCCGTTTCTGCACCGGCTGATGCACACCATCTTCTTCACCAACAAGCGCGTGGTGCAGGAAACCTCCTTCCGCGACGGGGCCGCCTCCACCTCCTACGCCGCCATCGAGCTGATTGAGGAGCTGACCGCTGACATCGCGGACCCGAGCATTCTGGTGGTTGGCCTGGGAGAGATAGGCGCAGACGTTTGCCGCAACCTGAAAGACGGGGGCTTTAAGAACGTGAGAATCACAAACCGCACGCAGGCAAAGGCAAAAGGGCTGGCAGAGGAGTGCGGCATGGAAGTGCTGCCGTTTGAGGATATCGTGCAGGGCATGAAGGCCGCCGACGTGATCATATCCTCCGTGGCCCGCGAAACCCCTTTTTTCACCAAAGAGATGGTGAAGCGCCTGCATGTGCTCTCTTTTAAATTCTTCATCGACCTGTCGGTGCCGCGCAGCGTGGAAGCGGACGTAGAAACCGTTCCCGGCGTTCTGGTGTATAACATCGACGCCATCCAGAACAAGGCGTCGGAGGCCCTGCAGCTCCGCCTGAACGCGGTGCCCAGGGTAAAGGAGATCATCGCCGAATCCATCGAACAGTTTAATGACTGGTCGAAGGAGATGATGGTGTCGCCGACGATCAACCGCCTGAAGAACGCGCTGGAGACTATCCGCCAGGAGGAGATGGCGCGCTACATGAAAAAGCTGGGCCCGAAAGAGGCAAAAATGATGGACAACATCACCAAGTCCATGATGCAGAAAATTATAAAACTTCCGGTATTGCAGTTAAAGGCCGCCTGCAAGCGCGGCGAGGCCGAGACACTGATCGACCTGCTCAACGACTTGTTCAACCTCGAAAACCAGGAAATTACCACAAACCATTTTTCTGAGTAA
- the dusB gene encoding tRNA dihydrouridine synthase DusB, whose amino-acid sequence MVKIANIGLGEFPLLLAPMEDVSDPPFRKVCKANGADLMYTEFISSEGLIRDAAKSIQKLDVFDYERPVGIQIFGSDIDSMREAAIVSSQAGPDLIDINYGCPVKNVACKGAGAALLRDVPKMVKMTEEIVKATHLPVTVKTRLGWDENTKYIVETAERLQDIGIQALSIHGRTRVQMYKGEADWSLIAEVKNNPRMHIPIFGNGDIDSPQKALEYRNRYGVDGIMIGRASIGYPWIFNEIKHYMSTGETLAGPTLEERVAVCRQHFTHSLEWKGEKLGIFEMRRHYTNYFRGLPYFKPLRMRLVQSEDIQEIYDTLEEIAQTMSYAELES is encoded by the coding sequence GTGGTAAAGATAGCGAACATAGGCCTGGGCGAGTTTCCGCTGCTGCTGGCACCGATGGAGGACGTGAGCGATCCACCCTTCCGGAAGGTGTGCAAGGCGAACGGCGCCGACCTGATGTACACGGAGTTTATATCCTCGGAGGGCCTGATACGCGACGCCGCCAAAAGCATCCAGAAACTCGACGTATTTGATTACGAGCGCCCGGTCGGCATCCAGATTTTCGGGTCGGACATTGACTCGATGCGCGAGGCGGCCATTGTCTCCTCGCAGGCAGGGCCCGACCTGATCGACATCAACTACGGCTGCCCCGTGAAGAACGTGGCCTGCAAAGGCGCCGGCGCCGCGCTGCTGCGCGACGTGCCCAAGATGGTGAAGATGACGGAGGAGATTGTAAAGGCGACGCACCTGCCCGTGACCGTGAAAACCCGCCTCGGCTGGGACGAGAACACGAAGTATATCGTGGAAACCGCCGAAAGGCTGCAGGACATCGGCATCCAGGCCCTGAGCATCCACGGCCGCACCCGCGTGCAGATGTACAAGGGCGAGGCCGACTGGAGCCTGATCGCGGAGGTGAAAAACAACCCGCGCATGCACATCCCGATCTTCGGCAACGGCGACATCGACTCGCCGCAGAAGGCGCTCGAGTACCGAAACCGCTATGGCGTGGACGGCATCATGATCGGGCGCGCCAGCATCGGCTACCCCTGGATCTTCAACGAGATAAAGCACTATATGAGCACCGGCGAAACACTGGCCGGGCCCACGCTGGAGGAGCGCGTGGCCGTTTGCCGCCAGCACTTTACGCACTCGCTGGAGTGGAAGGGTGAGAAGCTGGGCATTTTTGAGATGCGCCGCCACTACACCAACTACTTCCGGGGCCTGCCGTACTTCAAGCCGCTGCGCATGCGCCTCGTGCAGTCCGAAGACATCCAGGAGATATATGACACGCTGGAGGAAATCGCGCAGACGATGAGCTATGCTGAGTTAGAAAGTTAG
- a CDS encoding CPBP family intramembrane glutamic endopeptidase has translation MKGFISKDLHPFWVLLLLLVFMAGGYFVATFLVSLLAKWIFGISIFQLMEVVADPASHPQGPGVMLLLQGVLQFISFIVGPIILLRTLGLDLGRYLNRKVRPALWLVLLSGLLIVIIMPANSAVINWNATLNFPDFMGGFERWARQQEDQLAEIMKLITRFDTVGDLLIGLVVFALIPAIGEELVFRGIAQRQFYRWLNNPHVAIWLAALIFAAIHVQFFGFVPRLLLGALFGYLYYWSGRIVVPIVAHFVNNGFTVFMLYLYQTRAVDADIESTEAMPLYMILLSLVLSAAIIYYLYQQYKALPLRPGNAEVAAAEEEFRT, from the coding sequence ATGAAAGGTTTCATCTCCAAAGATCTGCACCCGTTCTGGGTGCTGCTGCTGCTGCTGGTGTTTATGGCGGGAGGCTATTTCGTGGCCACGTTCCTGGTAAGCCTGCTGGCCAAGTGGATCTTTGGGATCAGCATTTTCCAGTTGATGGAGGTGGTCGCTGATCCGGCCTCGCACCCGCAGGGGCCGGGCGTGATGCTGCTGCTGCAGGGCGTGCTGCAGTTTATATCGTTCATCGTCGGCCCCATCATTCTCCTGCGCACCCTCGGCCTGGACCTCGGCCGCTACCTGAACCGCAAGGTGCGGCCGGCGCTGTGGCTGGTGCTGCTGAGCGGGCTGCTCATCGTCATCATCATGCCCGCCAACTCCGCCGTCATCAACTGGAACGCCACGCTCAATTTCCCAGATTTTATGGGCGGGTTTGAGCGCTGGGCGCGGCAGCAGGAAGACCAACTGGCCGAGATCATGAAGCTCATCACCCGCTTCGACACCGTGGGCGATCTGCTGATAGGGCTGGTGGTGTTCGCGCTGATACCGGCTATCGGGGAAGAGTTGGTGTTCCGGGGCATAGCGCAGCGGCAGTTTTACCGCTGGCTGAACAACCCGCATGTGGCGATATGGCTGGCGGCCCTGATATTTGCGGCCATCCACGTGCAGTTCTTCGGGTTTGTGCCGAGGCTTTTGCTGGGTGCGCTGTTTGGGTATTTATATTATTGGTCGGGCCGGATCGTGGTGCCGATCGTGGCGCATTTCGTGAACAACGGCTTCACCGTTTTCATGCTGTACCTGTACCAGACCCGCGCCGTGGACGCCGACATCGAGAGCACCGAGGCGATGCCGCTCTACATGATTCTGCTGTCGCTGGTGCTGAGTGCCGCCATTATCTATTACCTTTACCAGCAGTACAAGGCTTTGCCATTGCGGCCGGGCAACGCGGAGGTGGCCGCCGCTGAGGAAGAATTTCGCACGTGA
- the ribD gene encoding bifunctional diaminohydroxyphosphoribosylaminopyrimidine deaminase/5-amino-6-(5-phosphoribosylamino)uracil reductase RibD: MASSDELYMRRALELARLGSGFTYPNPMVGCVVVYDGQIIGEGWHQNYGGPHAEVNAIAAVEDKSLLPESRVYVTLEPCSHYGKTPPCADLLLSHGVKDVVICNTDPNPLVAGRGIQKLIEAGAQVKVSVLEEDGLDLNKRFFTFHAQKRPYILLKWAETADGYIAAADYRQEQISGKLAQRVVHKWRSEEQAIMIGSRTALYDNPRLNTRLWGGRSPLRVVIDKNLLLPGHLHLFDGSHPTVVYNYRKQEAVENLDFVQLQEQEPLLPQLMQDLHRRNVLSVMVEGGTFLLESLLQANLWDEAIVLKSRHITLGGGIKAPAMIYGHLQQAQTLGPDQLFHYVRR; encoded by the coding sequence ATGGCCTCCTCCGACGAACTATATATGCGCCGCGCACTGGAGCTTGCCCGCCTGGGCAGCGGCTTCACCTACCCCAACCCGATGGTGGGTTGCGTGGTGGTGTACGACGGGCAGATTATCGGCGAGGGCTGGCACCAGAACTACGGCGGGCCGCATGCCGAGGTGAACGCCATCGCTGCCGTGGAGGACAAAAGCCTGCTGCCGGAAAGCCGGGTATATGTGACGCTGGAACCCTGCTCACACTACGGGAAAACGCCGCCCTGCGCCGATTTGCTCCTCAGCCACGGCGTGAAGGATGTGGTGATCTGCAACACCGACCCGAACCCACTGGTGGCGGGACGCGGCATCCAAAAGCTGATTGAGGCGGGTGCGCAGGTGAAAGTGAGTGTGCTGGAGGAGGACGGACTGGACCTGAACAAACGCTTCTTCACCTTCCATGCGCAAAAGCGGCCCTACATACTGTTAAAATGGGCGGAGACCGCTGACGGCTATATAGCCGCCGCCGATTACCGGCAGGAGCAGATCAGCGGAAAACTGGCGCAGCGGGTGGTGCATAAATGGCGATCTGAGGAGCAGGCTATTATGATCGGCAGCCGCACCGCACTATACGATAACCCGCGCCTGAACACCCGCCTCTGGGGCGGCAGAAGCCCTTTGCGTGTGGTGATAGACAAAAACCTGCTGCTGCCCGGGCACCTGCACCTGTTCGACGGAAGCCACCCGACCGTGGTATATAACTACCGGAAGCAGGAGGCCGTGGAGAATTTGGATTTTGTGCAGCTTCAGGAGCAGGAGCCATTGCTCCCCCAGCTCATGCAGGACCTGCACCGGCGCAACGTGCTCTCGGTGATGGTGGAGGGCGGCACGTTTCTGCTCGAAAGCCTGCTGCAGGCCAACCTCTGGGACGAGGCCATCGTGCTGAAGAGCAGGCATATAACGTTGGGCGGCGGCATCAAAGCGCCCGCCATGATATATGGCCACCTACAGCAGGCGCAAACTTTAGGCCCCGACCAGTTGTTTCACTACGTCAGACGTTAG